In Desulfobacter hydrogenophilus, the genomic stretch TGAGGCGTTGAACGATGATTTCAATTCAGCAAAAGCCATGGCCGAAGTATTTGATGCGGTTAAGAAGGGTAATAAACTGCTGGATAAGGCCAATGACGCACCCGGGGAAAATAACAGAAAAATACTGGCCGGTATTTATGCGGATATCAGGTTCGCTTCAAAAATACTGGGTGTTTTTATGATGTCCGCTCCTGACTATTTTGCAGCCAAAAAGGATAGGGCCATGGCCGACCAGGATGTGGACCCTGCCATGATTGATGCGCTTGTTGCCGAGCGGACTGCTGCCCGGAAGTCTAAAGATTTTGCCCGGGCCGATGAGGTCCGGGACCAGCTCCAGGCAATGAAAATTGTGCTGGAGGATGGGCCCCAGGGCACAACCTGGCGCATTGAATAAGAAACCGCAAGACTGTCGTCCGGCGTCAAAACCATAATAAAAAAAGCCCGGCATGGAAGATCAGGTTTTCTCCATGCCGGGCTTTTCTATTAAGAGATTTGTTCGGTTATTTTCTTGCCATCTTTGCCCAGGTATCCCTAAGCGTGACAGTGCGATTGAAAACCGGTTTTTCCGGTGTGCTCTCTTTTGAGTCCAAGCAGAAGTAGCCCAGCCGTTCAAACTGATAAACCGCCTCAGGTTCCGCCTTTTCAAGGTTTCTTTCCAATTTGGCGTGTTCCAGAATTTCAAGGGAATCCGGATTGATGTTTTCCACAAAATCCTGGCCGTCTTTTTCCGGGTTTTCATCCTTGAAAAGCCTGTCATAAAGCCGGACCTGTGCATCTATGCAGTCCTGGGCATTTACCCAGTGGATGGTACCCTTGACCTTTCTGCCGTCCGGGGCAGTGCCGCCGCGGGTTTCCGGGTCATAGGTGCAGATCAGTTCAATCACTTCCCCGGCCTCATTTTTAATGATCTCTTTGCAGGTGATCAGGTAGGCGGCCCGCAGGCGCACTTCCCGGCCCGGTCCCAGGCGGAAGAATTTTTTTGGGGGATCTTCCATGAAATCATCCTGTTCAACATAGAGATGCTTGGAGAAACTGACCCCTCGTTTGCCGGCTTCCGGTTTCTGGGGATGATTCATGGCCTCCAGGATTTCGGTCTGTCCCTCTGGATAATTTTCCAGGGTGACTTTCAAAGGCCGGGTAACCCCCATGACCCGGGGAGAATTTTCGTTGAGGTCGTCCCTGAGGCAGGATTCAAGCAGGCCCATGTCAATGCGGCTCTCTTTTTTGGATACCCCGATCGCATCACAGAAATTACGAATGGCAGCCGGGGTATATCCCCTGCGACGTAGGCCTTCCAGGGTGGGAAGTCTGGGGTCGTCCCATCCGGTGACCAGGCCTTCGCTGACCAGGCGCTGCAGTTTTCTTTTGCTTAGCACCGTATAGTTGATATTCATTCGGGCAAATTCGATCTGTTGGGGATGGCAGGGTATGGTTATGTTATCCAGAATCCAGTCGTACAGCGGCCGGTGATCCTCAAATTCAAGACTGCACAGGGAGTGGGTGATTCCTTCCAGGGCATCGGAGATGCAGTGGGTGAAGTCGTACATGGGGTAAATGCACCACTTGTCCCCGGTGCGGGGGTGGGGTGCTTTTTTGACCCTGTAGATGACCGGATCCCTCATGTTGATGTTGGGGGAGGTCATGTCGATCTTGGCCCGCAGGGTGTGCGTGCCTTCATCAAATTCGCCGGCCTTCATCCGCCGGAACAGATCCAGGTTTTCCTCCACACTTCTGTCTCTGTGCGGAGAGTCTTTGCCTGGCTCGGTGAGGGTCCCGCGGAGTTCTTTCATTTCATCGGCGGACAGACTGCATACATAGGCTTTGCCATTTTTGATCAGTTCAACGGCAAAATCATGAAGGGCATCAAAATAGTCTGATGCATGGAAAGGCGTATTGTAGTCAAACCCCAGCCATTTGACGGTTGACTTGATGGAATCAATGTAAATCTGTTTTTCCTTGGCCGGGTTGGAGTCATCAAACCGCAGGTTGCACGTCCCGTTAAATTGCTGGGCCATTTTAAAATTCAGGCAGATGGATTTGGCGTGGCCGATGTGCAGAAATCCGTTGGGTTCCGGCGGAAAGCGCGTGACCACGCGACCATTGTTTTTATTTTCGGCAAGATCTTCTTTGATAATGTTTTCAATAAAATGCCCTTTGGCGGTTTGTGTATCCATTTATTCTTCTTTCCAGATGGGTTGCATAAAATTTTAAGTAGTGTCTAGACAAAAACCCTGTGTTTAGACTACAAGTTGCCCAGGTGCAAGGCGCAGAAAAATTTGTAACCGGAGCAACCTCATGGTTGTGAGGATGATCACTTTTGCTGCAACGCCGCAGATGGGTGACTTTTAGTCTAAACACTAAATATCATATTCATATTAAGGATTAAAGGGTTTCATGTATTGGTTGGTTTTCAACAGAACCAGGGTGCAGGCTTCCTGGACCTTGATTCCGGCGGATTTGAGTTTTTCATAGGCCTGGGGGTTTTCCGTGCCGGGGTTGAAGATCACCCGTTGGGGTTTGAGGTCCAGAATCTGGTCGATCACTTTGTCCTGGCGGGCCGGGCCCAGATACATGGTCACCGTGTCAATGGCTTGGGGGATATCGGAAAGCGAATGATAAACGGTTTTGCCTTCAATGGTTTCATGTTTGGGTGCTACGGGTACGGGGCTGTGGCCGTACTCTTCCAGCATGGTCTGGGCCTTGTTGGAATATCTGTCCTTCAACGGACTTGCACCGACCACGGCAACGGTTTCTTTTTTTTCTTCCATGGGGTTTGTATCTCCTGTATGTTATTTTGTTCAAATATTAATTAATAAGTATCTATCCAGACCAAAGGAAAGTACAGGAAAAATATATGGGACTGTTCAATCTGGTGTCTCCCTATGGCCCGGCCGGGGATCAGCCAAAGGCCATTGACTATCTGGTCCGGGGGGTAAAGGCGGATGAAAAATACCAGGTGCTTTTGGGGGTGACCGGGTCGGGCAAGACCTTTACCATGGCCAGCATCATCAGCCAGGTGGAAAAGCCAAGCCTGATCATTGCGCCTAACAAGACCCTGGCAGCCCAGCTTTACAATGAGTTTAAGATGCTGTTCCCTGATAAT encodes the following:
- a CDS encoding glutamine--tRNA ligase/YqeY domain fusion protein, translated to MDTQTAKGHFIENIIKEDLAENKNNGRVVTRFPPEPNGFLHIGHAKSICLNFKMAQQFNGTCNLRFDDSNPAKEKQIYIDSIKSTVKWLGFDYNTPFHASDYFDALHDFAVELIKNGKAYVCSLSADEMKELRGTLTEPGKDSPHRDRSVEENLDLFRRMKAGEFDEGTHTLRAKIDMTSPNINMRDPVIYRVKKAPHPRTGDKWCIYPMYDFTHCISDALEGITHSLCSLEFEDHRPLYDWILDNITIPCHPQQIEFARMNINYTVLSKRKLQRLVSEGLVTGWDDPRLPTLEGLRRRGYTPAAIRNFCDAIGVSKKESRIDMGLLESCLRDDLNENSPRVMGVTRPLKVTLENYPEGQTEILEAMNHPQKPEAGKRGVSFSKHLYVEQDDFMEDPPKKFFRLGPGREVRLRAAYLITCKEIIKNEAGEVIELICTYDPETRGGTAPDGRKVKGTIHWVNAQDCIDAQVRLYDRLFKDENPEKDGQDFVENINPDSLEILEHAKLERNLEKAEPEAVYQFERLGYFCLDSKESTPEKPVFNRTVTLRDTWAKMARK
- a CDS encoding CoA-binding protein; the encoded protein is MEEKKETVAVVGASPLKDRYSNKAQTMLEEYGHSPVPVAPKHETIEGKTVYHSLSDIPQAIDTVTMYLGPARQDKVIDQILDLKPQRVIFNPGTENPQAYEKLKSAGIKVQEACTLVLLKTNQYMKPFNP